In Streptomyces sp. NBC_00091, the following proteins share a genomic window:
- a CDS encoding quinone-dependent dihydroorotate dehydrogenase: MYKLFFNLVFKRMDPEQAHYTAFRWIRLAARTPVLRTFVAAALAPRHESLRTEALGLRMHGPFGLAAGFDKNAVAIDGMSMLGFDHIEIGTVTGQAQPGNPKKRLFRLVPDRALINRMGFNNEGSAAVAERLAARNPVFRTVVGVNIGKTKVVPEAEAAADYVVSTERLARHADYLVVNVSSPNTPGLRNLQATESLRPLLTAVREAADRAVTDRRVPLLVKIAPDLADEDVDAVADLALELGLDGIIATNTTIAREGLGLKSDPALVKETGGLSGAPVKERSLEVLRRLYARVGDRLVLVGVGGIENAEDAWQRILAGATLIQGYSAFIYEGPFYARAIHKGLAARLAASPYATLAEAVGAETRKAAL; encoded by the coding sequence ATGTACAAGCTTTTCTTCAACCTGGTCTTCAAGCGGATGGACCCCGAGCAGGCCCACTACACGGCCTTCCGGTGGATCCGCCTCGCCGCCCGCACGCCGGTGCTGCGCACCTTCGTCGCGGCCGCCCTGGCGCCGCGCCACGAGTCCCTGCGTACGGAGGCGCTCGGCCTGCGGATGCACGGCCCCTTCGGGCTCGCGGCCGGCTTCGACAAGAACGCCGTCGCCATCGACGGCATGTCCATGCTCGGTTTCGACCACATCGAGATCGGCACGGTCACCGGCCAGGCGCAGCCCGGCAACCCCAAGAAGCGGCTCTTCCGCCTGGTCCCCGACCGGGCGCTGATCAACCGCATGGGCTTCAACAACGAGGGCTCGGCCGCCGTCGCCGAGCGGCTCGCCGCCCGCAACCCGGTCTTCAGGACCGTCGTGGGCGTCAACATCGGCAAGACCAAGGTCGTCCCGGAGGCCGAGGCCGCCGCCGACTACGTGGTCTCCACCGAGCGCCTCGCCCGCCACGCCGACTACCTCGTCGTCAACGTCTCCTCGCCGAACACCCCGGGCCTGCGCAACCTCCAGGCCACGGAGTCGCTGCGGCCGCTGCTGACGGCCGTACGGGAGGCCGCGGACCGCGCCGTCACCGACCGCCGCGTCCCGCTGCTGGTCAAGATCGCCCCGGACCTCGCGGACGAGGACGTCGACGCGGTCGCCGACCTCGCGCTGGAGCTGGGCCTGGACGGCATCATCGCCACCAACACCACCATCGCGCGCGAGGGCCTCGGGCTGAAGTCGGACCCCGCCCTGGTCAAGGAGACCGGCGGACTGTCCGGGGCCCCGGTCAAGGAGCGCTCCCTGGAGGTCCTGCGCCGCCTGTACGCCCGCGTGGGCGACCGTCTGGTCCTGGTGGGCGTCGGGGGCATCGAGAACGCCGAGGACGCCTGGCAGCGCATCCTGGCGGGCGCCACCCTGATCCAGGGCTACAGCGCCTTCATCTACGAGGGCCCGTTCTACGCCCGTGCCATCCACAAGGGCCTGGCCGCCCGCCTGGCCGCCAGCCCGTACGCGACCCTGGCCGAAGCCGTGGGCGCCGAGACCCGAAAGGCCGCGCTGTGA
- the rpoZ gene encoding DNA-directed RNA polymerase subunit omega, which yields MSSSITAPEGIINPPIDELLEATDSKYSLVIYAAKRARQINAYYSQLGEGLLEYVGPLVDTHVHEKPLSIALREINAGLLTSEAIEAPAQ from the coding sequence GTGTCCTCTTCCATCACCGCGCCCGAGGGCATCATCAACCCGCCGATCGACGAGCTGCTCGAGGCCACGGACTCGAAGTACAGCCTCGTGATCTACGCGGCCAAGCGGGCGCGTCAGATCAACGCGTACTACTCGCAGCTCGGTGAGGGCCTGCTCGAGTACGTCGGCCCCCTGGTGGACACCCACGTCCACGAGAAGCCGCTTTCGATCGCGCTGCGCGAGATCAACGCCGGTCTGCTGACCTCCGAGGCCATCGAGGCCCCGGCTCAGTAG
- the carB gene encoding carbamoyl-phosphate synthase large subunit encodes MPKRTDIQSVLVIGSGPIVIGQAAEFDYSGTQACRILKAEGLRVILVNSNPATIMTDPEIADATYVEPITPEFVEKIIAKERPDALLPTLGGQTALNTAISMHEQGVLEKYGVELIGANVEAINKGEDRDLFKGVVEAVKAKIGYGESARSVICHTMDEVIAGVDTLGGYPVVVRPSFTMGGAGSGFAHDEEELRRIAGQGLTLSPTTEVLLEESILGWKEYELELMRDTKDNVVVVCSIENFDPMGVHTGDSITVAPAMTLTDREYQRLRDIGIAIIREVGVDTGGCNIQFAIDPVDGRVIVIEMNPRVSRSSALASKATGFPIAKIAAKLAIGYTLDEVPNDITEKTPASFEPSLDYVVVKAPRFAFEKFPLADATLTTTMKSVGEAMAIGRNFTEALQKALRSLEKKGSQFTFVGEPGDKEELLATAVRPTDGRINTVMQAIRAGATQEEVFEYTKIDPWFVDQLFLIKEIADELAAAEKLHPELLAEAKRHGFSDAQIAEIRGLREDVVREVRHALGVRPVYKTVDTCAAEFAANTPYFYSSYDEESEVAPRTKPAVIILGSGPNRIGQGIEFDYSCVHASFALSDAGYETVMVNCNPETVSTDYDTSDRLYFEPLTLEDVLEIVHAESLAGPIAGVVVQLGGQTPLGLAQALKDNGVPVVGTSPEAIHAAEDRGAFGQVLADAGLPAPKHGTATTFAGAKAIADEIGYPVLVRPSYVLGGRGMEIVYDETRLESYIAESTEISPTRPVLVDRFLDDAIEIDVDALYDGTELYLGGVMEHIEEAGIHSGDSACALPPITLGGYDIKRLRASTEAIAKGVGVRGLINIQFAMAGDILYVLEANPRASRTVPFTSKATAVPLAKAAARISLGTTIAELREEGMLPKTGDGGTLPLDAPISVKEAVMPWSRFRDIQGRGVDTVLGPEMRSTGEVMGIDTVFGTAYAKSQAGAYGPLPTKGRAFISVANRDKRSMIFPARELVAHGFELLATSGTAEVLRRNGINATVVRKLSEGEGPDGEKTIVQLIHDGQVDLIVNTPYGTGGRLDGYEIRTAAVARSVPCLTTVQALAAAVQGIDALNRGDVGVRSLQEHAEHLNAARD; translated from the coding sequence GTGCCTAAGCGCACCGATATCCAGTCCGTCCTGGTCATCGGCTCCGGCCCGATCGTCATCGGCCAGGCCGCGGAGTTCGACTACTCCGGCACCCAGGCCTGCCGCATCCTCAAGGCCGAGGGCCTGCGGGTCATCCTGGTGAACTCCAACCCCGCGACGATCATGACCGACCCGGAGATCGCCGACGCCACGTACGTCGAGCCGATCACCCCCGAGTTCGTCGAGAAGATCATCGCGAAGGAGCGCCCCGACGCGCTGCTCCCGACCCTCGGCGGCCAGACCGCGCTCAACACCGCCATCTCCATGCACGAGCAGGGTGTGCTGGAGAAGTACGGTGTCGAGCTCATCGGCGCCAACGTCGAGGCCATCAACAAGGGCGAGGACCGCGACCTCTTCAAGGGCGTCGTCGAGGCCGTCAAGGCCAAGATCGGTTACGGCGAGTCCGCCCGCTCGGTCATCTGCCACACGATGGACGAGGTCATCGCGGGCGTCGACACCCTCGGCGGCTACCCCGTCGTCGTCCGCCCCTCCTTCACCATGGGCGGCGCCGGCTCCGGCTTCGCCCACGACGAGGAAGAACTGCGCCGCATCGCCGGCCAGGGCCTGACGCTCTCCCCGACCACCGAGGTCCTCCTGGAGGAGTCCATCCTCGGCTGGAAGGAGTACGAGCTGGAGCTGATGCGCGACACCAAGGACAACGTGGTCGTCGTCTGCTCCATCGAGAACTTCGACCCGATGGGCGTGCACACCGGTGACTCGATCACCGTCGCCCCGGCGATGACGCTGACCGACCGCGAGTACCAGCGGCTGCGCGACATCGGCATCGCGATCATCCGCGAGGTCGGCGTCGACACCGGCGGCTGCAACATCCAGTTCGCGATCGACCCTGTCGACGGCCGCGTCATCGTCATCGAGATGAACCCGCGCGTCTCGCGCTCCTCGGCGCTCGCGTCGAAGGCCACCGGCTTCCCGATCGCCAAGATCGCCGCCAAGCTGGCCATCGGCTACACGCTGGACGAGGTCCCCAACGACATCACCGAGAAGACCCCGGCCTCCTTCGAGCCGTCCCTCGACTACGTCGTCGTCAAGGCCCCGCGCTTCGCCTTCGAGAAGTTCCCGCTCGCCGACGCCACCCTCACCACCACCATGAAGTCGGTGGGCGAGGCCATGGCCATCGGCCGCAACTTCACCGAGGCCCTCCAGAAGGCCCTGCGCTCCCTGGAGAAGAAGGGCTCGCAGTTCACCTTCGTCGGCGAGCCCGGCGACAAGGAAGAGCTGCTGGCCACCGCGGTCCGCCCGACCGACGGCCGCATCAACACCGTCATGCAGGCCATCCGCGCCGGCGCCACCCAGGAGGAGGTCTTCGAGTACACGAAGATCGACCCCTGGTTCGTCGACCAGCTCTTCCTGATCAAGGAGATCGCGGACGAGCTGGCCGCCGCCGAGAAGCTCCACCCCGAGCTGCTCGCCGAGGCCAAGCGCCACGGCTTCTCCGACGCCCAGATCGCCGAGATCCGCGGCCTGCGCGAGGACGTCGTCCGCGAGGTCCGCCACGCGCTGGGCGTCCGCCCGGTCTACAAGACGGTCGACACCTGCGCCGCCGAGTTCGCCGCGAACACCCCGTACTTCTACTCGTCCTACGACGAGGAGTCCGAGGTCGCCCCGCGCACCAAGCCCGCGGTGATCATCCTGGGCTCCGGCCCGAACCGCATCGGCCAGGGCATCGAGTTCGACTACTCCTGCGTCCACGCCTCCTTCGCGCTCAGCGACGCCGGCTACGAGACCGTGATGGTCAACTGCAACCCCGAGACCGTCTCGACGGACTACGACACCTCCGACCGCCTGTACTTCGAGCCGCTGACGCTCGAGGACGTGCTGGAGATCGTCCACGCCGAGTCGCTCGCCGGCCCGATCGCCGGTGTCGTCGTCCAGCTCGGCGGCCAGACCCCCCTCGGTCTCGCCCAGGCGCTCAAGGACAACGGCGTCCCGGTCGTCGGCACCTCGCCGGAGGCCATCCACGCCGCCGAGGACCGCGGCGCCTTCGGCCAGGTCCTGGCCGACGCCGGCCTGCCCGCGCCCAAGCACGGCACCGCCACCACCTTCGCGGGCGCGAAGGCGATCGCGGACGAGATCGGCTACCCGGTCCTCGTCCGCCCGTCCTACGTGCTCGGCGGCCGCGGCATGGAGATCGTCTACGACGAGACCCGCCTGGAGTCGTACATCGCGGAGTCCACCGAGATCTCCCCGACCCGCCCCGTGCTGGTCGACCGCTTCCTCGACGACGCGATCGAGATCGACGTGGACGCCCTCTACGACGGCACCGAGCTCTACCTCGGCGGCGTCATGGAGCACATCGAGGAAGCCGGCATCCACTCCGGCGACTCGGCCTGCGCCCTGCCCCCGATCACCCTCGGCGGCTACGACATCAAGCGCCTGCGCGCCTCCACCGAGGCCATCGCCAAGGGCGTCGGCGTCCGCGGCCTGATCAACATCCAGTTCGCGATGGCGGGTGACATCCTCTACGTCCTGGAGGCCAACCCGCGCGCCTCCCGCACCGTCCCCTTCACCTCGAAGGCGACCGCCGTCCCGCTCGCGAAGGCCGCCGCCCGCATCTCGCTCGGCACCACCATCGCCGAGCTGCGCGAAGAGGGCATGCTGCCGAAGACCGGCGACGGCGGCACCCTGCCGCTGGACGCGCCGATCTCCGTCAAGGAGGCCGTCATGCCGTGGTCGCGCTTCCGCGACATCCAGGGCCGCGGCGTGGACACCGTCCTCGGCCCGGAGATGCGCTCCACCGGCGAGGTCATGGGCATCGACACCGTCTTCGGCACGGCGTACGCCAAGTCGCAGGCCGGCGCCTACGGCCCGCTGCCGACCAAGGGCCGCGCGTTCATCTCCGTCGCCAACCGCGACAAGCGCTCGATGATCTTCCCGGCCCGTGAGCTCGTCGCCCACGGCTTCGAGCTGCTCGCCACCTCCGGCACCGCCGAGGTGCTGCGCCGCAACGGCATCAACGCCACCGTCGTGCGCAAGCTCAGCGAGGGCGAGGGCCCCGACGGCGAGAAGACCATCGTCCAGCTCATCCACGACGGTCAGGTCGACCTCATCGTCAACACCCCGTACGGCACCGGCGGCCGCCTCGACGGCTACGAGATCCGTACGGCCGCCGTGGCGCGCAGCGTCCCGTGCCTGACCACGGTCCAGGCGCTCGCCGCCGCCGTCCAGGGCATCGACGCGCTCAACCGCGGTGACGTCGGCGTGCGCTCCCTCCAGGAGCACGCGGAGCACCTGAACGCGGCACGCGACTAA
- the metK gene encoding methionine adenosyltransferase produces MSRRLFTSESVTEGHPDKIADQISDTILDALLTEDPTSRVAVETLITTGLVHIAGEVTTKAYAPIAQLVRDKILEIGYDSSKKGFDGASCGVSVSIGAQSPDIAQGVDTAYEQRVEGDEDELDKQGAGDQGLMFGYATDETPELMPLPIHIAHRLSRRLSEVRKNGTIPYLRPDGKTQVTIEYDGDKPVRLDTVVVSSQHAADIDLDSLLAPDIREFVVEYVLAQLVEDGIKLDTEGYRLLVNPTGRFEIGGPMGDAGLTGRKIIIDTYGGMARHGGGAFSGKDPSKVDRSAAYAMRWVAKNVVAAGLASRCEVQVAYAIGKAEPVGLFVETFGTAKVDVQKIEDAIAEVFDLRPAAIIRDLDLLRPIYAQTAAYGHFGRELPDFTWERTDRVDALRAAAGL; encoded by the coding sequence GTGTCCCGTCGCCTGTTCACCTCGGAGTCTGTGACCGAGGGTCACCCCGACAAGATCGCTGACCAGATCAGCGACACGATCCTCGACGCGCTCCTCACCGAGGACCCGACCTCGCGTGTGGCCGTGGAGACTCTCATCACCACCGGTCTCGTGCACATCGCGGGCGAGGTGACGACGAAGGCGTACGCGCCGATCGCCCAGCTCGTGCGCGACAAGATCCTCGAGATCGGCTACGACTCGTCCAAGAAGGGCTTCGACGGCGCCTCCTGCGGCGTGTCGGTGTCCATCGGCGCGCAGTCCCCGGACATCGCGCAGGGCGTGGACACGGCCTACGAGCAGCGGGTCGAGGGCGACGAGGACGAGCTCGACAAGCAGGGCGCGGGCGACCAGGGCCTGATGTTCGGCTACGCGACGGACGAGACGCCCGAGCTGATGCCGCTGCCGATCCACATCGCGCACCGGCTGTCGCGCCGCCTGTCCGAGGTCCGCAAGAACGGGACCATCCCGTACCTGCGTCCCGACGGCAAGACCCAGGTCACCATCGAGTACGACGGTGACAAGCCGGTCCGCCTGGACACGGTCGTCGTGTCCTCGCAGCACGCCGCCGACATCGACCTGGACTCGCTGCTCGCGCCGGACATCCGCGAGTTCGTCGTGGAGTACGTCCTGGCGCAGCTCGTCGAGGACGGCATCAAGCTGGACACCGAGGGCTACCGGCTGCTGGTCAACCCGACCGGGCGCTTCGAGATCGGCGGCCCGATGGGCGACGCCGGCCTGACCGGTCGCAAGATCATCATCGACACCTACGGCGGCATGGCCCGTCACGGTGGCGGCGCCTTCTCCGGCAAGGACCCGTCGAAGGTCGACCGCTCGGCCGCCTACGCGATGCGCTGGGTCGCCAAGAACGTGGTCGCCGCCGGTCTGGCCTCGCGCTGCGAGGTCCAGGTCGCCTACGCGATCGGCAAGGCCGAGCCCGTCGGCCTCTTCGTCGAGACCTTCGGCACCGCCAAGGTCGACGTCCAGAAGATCGAGGACGCGATCGCCGAGGTCTTCGACCTCCGCCCCGCCGCGATCATCCGCGACCTCGACCTGCTGCGGCCGATCTACGCCCAGACCGCCGCCTACGGCCACTTCGGCCGCGAGCTGCCGGACTTCACCTGGGAGCGCACCGACCGCGTCGACGCCCTGCGCGCCGCCGCCGGCCTGTAA
- the carA gene encoding glutamine-hydrolyzing carbamoyl-phosphate synthase small subunit, translated as MTTSTRGAAKAPAVLVLEDGRIFRGRAYGAVGETFGEAVFSTGMTGYQETLTDPSYHRQVVVMTAPHVGNTGVNDEDPESSRIWVSGYVVRDPARVPSNWRSQRSLDEELVKQGVVGISGIDTRALTRHLRERGAMRVGIFSGEAIADDAALLARVLEAPQMKGANLSAEVATKETYVVPAIGEKKFTVAAVDLGIKGMTPHRMAERGIEVHVLPATATVEDVYAVNPDGVFFSNGPGDPATADGPVAVMQGVLERKTPLFGICFGNQILGRALGFGTYKLKYGHRGINQPVQDRTTGKVEITAHNHGFAVDAPLDKVSETPYGRAEVSHVCLNDNVVEGLQLLDQPAFSVQYHPEAAAGPHDAAYLFDRFVSLMEAERA; from the coding sequence ATGACGACCTCCACCAGGGGAGCAGCCAAAGCTCCCGCCGTACTCGTCCTGGAGGACGGTCGGATCTTCCGCGGCCGCGCCTACGGCGCTGTGGGGGAGACCTTCGGCGAGGCCGTGTTCTCCACCGGCATGACCGGCTACCAGGAGACCCTCACCGACCCGTCGTACCACCGGCAGGTCGTCGTGATGACCGCCCCGCACGTGGGCAACACCGGCGTCAACGACGAGGACCCCGAGTCCTCCCGCATCTGGGTCTCCGGGTACGTCGTACGCGACCCCGCCCGCGTCCCGTCCAACTGGCGCTCCCAGCGCTCGCTGGACGAGGAGCTGGTCAAGCAGGGTGTCGTCGGCATCTCCGGCATCGACACCCGCGCCCTGACCCGCCACCTGCGCGAGCGCGGCGCCATGCGCGTCGGCATCTTCTCGGGCGAGGCGATCGCCGACGACGCGGCCCTGCTGGCCCGCGTCCTGGAAGCCCCGCAGATGAAGGGCGCCAACCTCTCCGCCGAGGTCGCCACCAAGGAGACCTACGTGGTCCCCGCGATCGGTGAGAAGAAGTTCACCGTCGCCGCCGTGGACCTCGGCATCAAGGGCATGACCCCGCACCGGATGGCCGAGCGCGGCATCGAGGTGCACGTGCTCCCCGCCACCGCCACCGTCGAGGACGTCTACGCGGTCAACCCCGACGGCGTGTTCTTCTCCAACGGCCCGGGCGACCCGGCCACCGCCGACGGCCCCGTCGCCGTCATGCAGGGCGTCCTGGAGCGCAAGACCCCGCTCTTCGGCATCTGCTTCGGCAACCAGATCCTGGGCCGTGCGCTCGGCTTCGGCACGTACAAGCTGAAGTACGGCCACCGCGGCATCAACCAGCCGGTGCAGGACCGCACCACCGGCAAGGTCGAGATCACCGCGCACAACCACGGCTTCGCCGTGGACGCGCCCCTCGACAAGGTGTCCGAGACCCCCTACGGCCGCGCCGAGGTCTCCCACGTCTGCCTGAACGACAACGTCGTGGAAGGCCTCCAGCTGCTCGACCAGCCGGCCTTCTCCGTCCAGTACCACCCCGAAGCGGCCGCCGGCCCGCACGACGCCGCGTACCTCTTCGACCGCTTTGTATCTCTGATGGAGGCCGAGCGTGCCTAA
- a CDS encoding integration host factor: MALPPLTPEQRAAALEKAAAARRERAEVKNRLKHSGASLHDVIKTGQENDVIGKMKVSALLESLPGVGKVRAKQIMERLGISESRRVRGLGSNQIASLEREFGGSGA, from the coding sequence GTGGCTCTTCCGCCCCTTACCCCTGAACAGCGCGCAGCAGCGCTCGAAAAGGCCGCCGCGGCTCGCCGGGAGCGGGCCGAGGTGAAGAATCGACTCAAGCACTCCGGCGCCTCCCTCCACGACGTCATCAAGACGGGTCAGGAGAACGACGTCATCGGAAAGATGAAGGTCTCCGCCCTTCTCGAGTCGCTGCCCGGCGTCGGCAAGGTCCGCGCCAAGCAGATCATGGAGCGCCTCGGCATCTCCGAGTCCCGGCGTGTCCGAGGTCTCGGTTCCAACCAGATCGCCTCTCTGGAGCGTGAGTTCGGCGGTAGCGGCGCCTGA
- the gmk gene encoding guanylate kinase: protein MAAEVRPRLTVLSGPSGVGKSTVVAHMRKVHPEVWLSVSATTRKPRPGERHGIHYFFVNDDEFDKLIANGELLEWAEFAGNRYGTPRGAVLERLDNGEPVLLEIDLQGARLVRESKPDAQLVFLAPPSWDELVRRLTGRGTESPEVIERRLETAKIELAAESEFDTTLVNTSVEDVARELLALMKVV, encoded by the coding sequence ATGGCAGCAGAGGTTCGTCCGCGGCTGACCGTGCTCTCCGGCCCTTCGGGGGTCGGCAAGAGCACGGTCGTCGCGCATATGCGCAAGGTTCACCCCGAGGTATGGCTCTCGGTGTCGGCCACCACCCGCAAGCCGCGGCCCGGTGAGCGACACGGAATCCACTACTTCTTCGTCAACGACGACGAGTTCGACAAGCTGATCGCCAACGGCGAGCTGCTGGAGTGGGCCGAGTTCGCGGGCAACCGCTACGGCACACCGCGCGGCGCGGTACTGGAACGCCTGGACAACGGCGAACCGGTGCTGCTGGAGATCGACCTCCAGGGCGCCCGGCTCGTCCGCGAGTCCAAGCCCGACGCACAGCTGGTCTTCCTGGCCCCGCCGAGCTGGGACGAACTGGTCCGCCGGCTCACCGGCCGCGGCACCGAGTCGCCCGAGGTCATCGAGCGCCGGCTGGAGACCGCAAAGATCGAACTCGCTGCCGAGTCCGAGTTCGACACCACCCTGGTGAACACCTCCGTCGAGGACGTGGCGCGTGAGCTGCTAGCCTTGATGAAAGTTGTTTGA
- the pyrF gene encoding orotidine-5'-phosphate decarboxylase: MSPVTPFGARLRAAMDARGPLCVGIDPHAALLASWGLEDDIAGLERFSRTVVEALADSVAVFKPQAAFFERFGSRGVAVLERTVADARAAGTLVVMDAKRGDIGSTMAAYAAAFLDPASPLFSDALTVSPYLGYGSLAPAVELARESGAGLFVLALTSNPEGAEVQRAVREDGRTIGATMLAHLAAENAGAEPMGSFGAVVGATLGDLSSFDLDINGPLLAPGIGAQGATAADLPAVFGAAVGNVVPNVSRGVLKHGPDTAALRSSAKRFADEIREAVAG; encoded by the coding sequence GTGAGCCCTGTGACCCCCTTCGGAGCCCGTCTGCGCGCCGCCATGGACGCGCGGGGCCCCCTGTGCGTCGGAATCGACCCGCACGCCGCCCTGCTGGCCTCCTGGGGCCTCGAGGACGACATCGCCGGCCTGGAGCGCTTCTCCCGCACGGTGGTCGAGGCGCTGGCCGACTCCGTAGCCGTCTTCAAGCCGCAGGCCGCCTTCTTCGAGCGGTTCGGCTCGCGGGGCGTCGCGGTGCTGGAGCGGACCGTCGCGGACGCCCGGGCCGCCGGGACCCTGGTGGTCATGGACGCCAAGCGGGGCGACATCGGCTCCACGATGGCCGCGTACGCCGCCGCCTTCCTGGATCCGGCCTCCCCGCTGTTCTCGGACGCGCTGACGGTCTCCCCGTACCTGGGCTACGGCTCGCTCGCCCCGGCCGTGGAGCTGGCCCGGGAGTCGGGCGCCGGACTCTTCGTCCTCGCCCTGACCTCCAACCCCGAGGGCGCCGAGGTGCAGCGCGCGGTCCGCGAGGACGGCCGTACGATCGGCGCGACCATGCTGGCCCACCTGGCGGCGGAGAACGCCGGCGCCGAGCCCATGGGCTCCTTCGGCGCGGTGGTCGGCGCCACGCTGGGCGACCTGTCCTCCTTCGACCTGGACATCAACGGCCCGCTGCTGGCTCCGGGCATCGGCGCCCAGGGCGCGACCGCGGCCGACCTCCCGGCGGTCTTCGGCGCGGCCGTCGGCAACGTCGTCCCGAACGTCTCGCGGGGCGTCCTGAAGCACGGTCCGGACACCGCCGCCCTGCGCTCCTCCGCGAAGCGCTTCGCGGACGAGATCCGAGAGGCCGTGGCGGGCTGA
- the coaBC gene encoding bifunctional phosphopantothenoylcysteine decarboxylase/phosphopantothenate--cysteine ligase CoaBC, protein MDKPKVVLGVSGGIAAYKACELLRRLTESGHDVRVVPTASSLNFVGEATWAALSGNPASTEVWESVHEVPHVRIGQGADLVVVAPATADMLAKAAHGLADDLLTNTLLTARCPVVFAPAMHTEMWEHPATQENVATLRRRGAVVIEPAVGRLTGKDTGKGRLPDPDEIYEVCRNVLRRHRLARGAVEPDLAGRHVVVSAGGTREPLDPVRFLGNRSSGKQGYALARTAAARGARVTLVAANTALPDPAGVDVVRVGTALQLREAVLKAAADADAVVMAAAVADFRPARYADGKIKKKDGQDPEPVALVRNPDVLAEISAERAREGQIVVGFAAETDDVLANGRAKLLRKGCDLLVVNEVGEAKTFGSEENEAVILASDGTETPVPYGPKEALAEVIWDQVAPRLAPPREPRRA, encoded by the coding sequence GTGGACAAGCCGAAGGTCGTGCTGGGTGTCAGCGGCGGGATCGCCGCCTACAAGGCCTGTGAGCTGCTGCGCCGGCTGACCGAGTCCGGGCACGACGTACGCGTGGTGCCCACGGCGTCGTCCCTCAACTTCGTCGGCGAGGCCACCTGGGCGGCGCTGTCCGGGAACCCGGCCTCCACGGAGGTCTGGGAGAGCGTCCACGAGGTGCCCCACGTGCGCATCGGCCAGGGGGCCGACCTCGTCGTCGTCGCCCCGGCCACCGCCGACATGCTCGCCAAGGCCGCCCACGGGCTGGCCGACGACCTCCTCACGAACACCCTGCTCACCGCTCGCTGCCCGGTGGTCTTCGCGCCCGCGATGCACACCGAGATGTGGGAGCACCCCGCCACCCAGGAGAACGTCGCCACGCTGCGCCGCCGTGGCGCCGTCGTCATCGAGCCCGCCGTCGGCCGGCTCACCGGCAAGGACACCGGCAAGGGGCGGCTGCCCGACCCGGACGAGATCTACGAGGTCTGCCGCAACGTCTTGCGCAGGCACCGTTTGGCCCGTGGGGCCGTGGAGCCCGATCTCGCCGGGCGGCACGTGGTCGTCAGCGCCGGCGGCACCCGCGAGCCCCTGGACCCGGTGCGCTTCCTCGGCAACCGCTCCTCCGGCAAGCAGGGCTACGCCCTCGCCCGCACCGCCGCCGCGCGCGGGGCCAGGGTCACGCTGGTGGCCGCCAACACCGCGCTGCCCGACCCGGCCGGGGTGGACGTCGTACGGGTCGGCACGGCCCTCCAGCTGCGGGAAGCCGTACTGAAGGCCGCCGCGGACGCCGACGCCGTGGTGATGGCGGCGGCCGTGGCCGACTTCCGGCCCGCCCGGTACGCCGACGGCAAGATCAAGAAGAAGGACGGGCAGGACCCCGAGCCCGTGGCCCTCGTCCGCAACCCCGACGTCCTCGCGGAGATCTCCGCCGAGCGGGCCCGCGAGGGACAGATCGTGGTCGGTTTCGCCGCCGAGACGGACGACGTGCTCGCCAACGGCCGGGCCAAGCTCCTGCGCAAGGGGTGTGACCTACTCGTGGTCAACGAGGTCGGTGAAGCCAAGACCTTCGGTTCCGAGGAGAACGAGGCCGTCATCCTGGCCTCCGATGGGACGGAGACTCCCGTACCGTATGGACCGAAGGAAGCTCTGGCGGAAGTCATCTGGGACCAGGTCGCCCCGCGACTCGCGCCCCCGCGTGAACCCCGACGCGCCTGA